A segment of the Populus alba chromosome 9, ASM523922v2, whole genome shotgun sequence genome:
GCCCAAAGTTCCTTGGGTTTAGACATCATGGTCATGTGATCGGATCCTCGTATCTCTTTCACTTCATTGGGTGGATTTTTTTGGATCATCCATTGTTGAAAATCTTTCTCCAATGTCAAATCTTTCTCTGCAATGATAAAAACTCTTTTAACCGAGCCATATTTCTCCCTCGTTAGTACAAGGTCCCTTGACAATTCTTGATCAGTAAATAGACGTGTTTCCCTCATCAGTGTTGTGGCCAATGTCCAGTCCTGAAGCCATTTTGTCACCATAAATTTCATCAGGATCTCAATATTAAGagaataaatgtaaaaaattgtGACGTATTGGgtctcaaaagaaagaaaaaaaaccctcagATTTTGCCTATGAATCTGTAAGGTTCTTACCTCAATTGGACTGAGCTGATACAATCTTAAAAGTAGGACTTTGGGCCCAAAGATAAGAGATGTTGGTGGGTTATTCGGGCCATTACCGAACGTGAAGCGTGTGTCTAACGTATCAGTTTGCCTTCTTACACGCTGCGGTCACATCACATgcacaagaaaagtgaaaaagttGAAAATTGTGAGGCAGGAGAAGAATGTAACTTAACAAATTCATTGCATGTTGTGATGTAAAAAGGTTACTCAATCgaataagagtttttttttttgtttctttctgcaTTTACCTCTTGATCAAGAGTGGAAATGTTAAGGGAAGGGCCTGGCATGAGGGCAGTAAGGAAAACAGCCACGGAAATCTTGCTTGGAAGTCTCTCCATGGTTTGAGAAAGTGCCACTCCCCCCAAGCTATGACCAACAAGGATAACCTTTTCATTTGGTGGTAGAGATGCCAGAAGATCTCTCAGCGGCCTGATATAGTCAGATATTGATTGAAGATCGCTAATCTGCCGTGGGTCAATCCCAGAAGCAGCTAAATCTATAGTGGTAACATTGTGACCTGATGATCTTAATAGAGGCACAAGTTTGTACCAACACCAGGCACCATGGCTTGCCCCGTGAACTAGCACAAAATGCTTGCTACGATTATGGAGTGGCTGCGACAAGGCCTCACTGGTTGCAAAATTGAAAAGGATGATGAAAATGGAAAGTAACACCAAATGTTTCTTTGCTTGCTCCATGCTTCTCTTGAAGTGGCAGGTTTCTACAAGGCTTGTCCTTGACAGACTCTGCtcgcattatatatatatgcaattcGGCCGTAGGTTTACTGATAAGGCCACTGTAGAAAATTAAGAGTTTACCAAACTCCTGGCATGCATCTCTAGATCAGCGTGGTTCTTAATGAGTTTGGTAAACTTGTGCCTAACACCTTCATGATTCCGGTTGCAGAAATTGTTGAAGATATGCCTTATATTTGTTTCTTCTATATTCttcacaaaatcaattaaactagTTTGATAATTCAACTTTAATCATCTgcttttcaataaattataCCAAATTTCATTACTTTTCATAATCATCTGCATGTTTTACTTATTCTCGAAGGGCTTGTTTCTTGGTGGACCGTGTATCATGAcattgtcgtttttttttttttacatttatttattataccaAATGCTATCCATTTGTTAATATCGAAGTGTTTAG
Coding sequences within it:
- the LOC118058695 gene encoding methyl jasmonate esterase 1 — its product is MEQAKKHLVLLSIFIILFNFATSEALSQPLHNRSKHFVLVHGASHGAWCWYKLVPLLRSSGHNVTTIDLAASGIDPRQISDLQSISDYIRPLRDLLASLPPNEKVILVGHSLGGVALSQTMERLPSKISVAVFLTALMPGPSLNISTLDQERVRRQTDTLDTRFTFGNGPNNPPTSLIFGPKVLLLRLYQLSPIEDWTLATTLMRETRLFTDQELSRDLVLTREKYGSVKRVFIIAEKDLTLEKDFQQWMIQKNPPNEVKEIRGSDHMTMMSKPKELWACLQGISKKYN